A region from the Flavobacterium enshiense genome encodes:
- the hemH gene encoding ferrochelatase, whose amino-acid sequence MKGVLLVNLGSPESPEPKDVKPYLDEFLMDKYVIDVPYLLRAFLVRGIILRNRPESAAEAYRKIWWKEGSPLIVLSKRMHEKVIEKSELPVSLAMRYGKPSMEAGLQELYDQGVRDVLLLPLYPQYAMASTLTILVLAEEIRKEKFPDMKITDVPAFYNKPDYIKALSDSIKKYLGDFDYDKLVFSYHGIPERHVRKTDPTKKHKKFVTDEMCCEVGTPEAEFCYRTHCYETTRLVVEQLQIPKDKYYVTFQSRLAGDKWLEPYTDVVLNDYPKQGIKKVAVVTPAFVTDCLETLEEIAMRANEEFIENGGESFLTIPCLNNDEQWCQVVADWINDWAKN is encoded by the coding sequence ATGAAGGGAGTATTGTTGGTAAATCTTGGTTCGCCTGAAAGTCCGGAGCCAAAAGATGTCAAGCCGTATTTAGATGAGTTTTTAATGGATAAATACGTAATAGATGTACCTTATTTATTACGTGCTTTTTTGGTTCGCGGAATCATTTTGAGGAACCGCCCTGAGAGTGCAGCTGAAGCCTATCGGAAAATATGGTGGAAAGAAGGCTCCCCTTTGATTGTCCTTTCCAAAAGGATGCATGAAAAAGTAATAGAAAAAAGCGAATTACCCGTTTCTTTGGCTATGCGCTATGGAAAACCGTCTATGGAAGCCGGATTACAGGAATTGTATGATCAAGGTGTGAGGGATGTGTTGCTTTTGCCATTATACCCGCAGTATGCCATGGCTTCGACCTTAACCATTTTGGTTTTGGCTGAAGAAATCCGTAAAGAGAAGTTCCCGGATATGAAAATTACCGATGTACCGGCTTTTTACAATAAACCCGATTACATTAAGGCACTTTCCGATTCCATAAAAAAATATTTAGGAGATTTCGATTACGATAAACTTGTATTTTCCTACCATGGAATTCCCGAGAGACATGTCCGTAAAACCGATCCTACTAAAAAACATAAAAAATTTGTGACGGATGAAATGTGTTGTGAGGTAGGAACACCGGAAGCGGAATTTTGTTACCGTACACATTGTTATGAAACGACCCGTTTGGTGGTGGAACAACTTCAGATTCCGAAAGACAAATATTATGTGACGTTCCAATCCCGTTTGGCTGGCGATAAATGGCTGGAACCATATACCGATGTGGTTTTAAACGATTATCCGAAGCAGGGCATTAAAAAAGTAGCTGTTGTAACTCCGGCTTTCGTGACCGACTGTCTGGAAACGCTCGAAGAAATTGCAATGCGCGCCAATGAAGAATTTATCGAAAATGGAGGAGAGTCTTTCTTAACGATTCCGTGCTTAAACAATGACGAACAATGGTGTCAGGTGGTGGCCGACTGGATTAATGACTGGGCTAAAAATTAA
- a CDS encoding CopD family protein, producing the protein MDAYYDYIKSLHLIFVITWFAGLFYIVRLFVYHAEAKAKPQPEQDILIKQYQLMSYRLWYIITWPSSILASIFAFLMLFGTTPGDTWLQTSWMHVKLVFVFLLYLYHLKCHQIFLQLQRNEVKHTSGFFRLWNEGATLILFAVVFLVIVKDAFNWVYGVIGIFLFSVILMLGYKFYKKVREKNQS; encoded by the coding sequence ATGGATGCGTATTATGACTACATAAAATCCCTGCATCTCATTTTTGTAATCACTTGGTTTGCTGGGCTTTTTTACATTGTAAGGTTGTTTGTTTATCATGCTGAGGCTAAAGCAAAACCACAACCGGAACAGGATATCCTGATAAAACAATACCAGTTAATGTCGTATCGTTTATGGTATATCATCACTTGGCCATCGTCAATTCTGGCGAGTATTTTTGCCTTTTTGATGTTGTTCGGAACTACTCCGGGAGATACTTGGCTGCAGACGTCATGGATGCACGTGAAATTAGTATTCGTTTTCTTATTGTATTTATATCACCTGAAATGCCATCAGATTTTCCTGCAATTGCAGCGGAACGAAGTGAAACACACTTCCGGCTTCTTCCGATTGTGGAATGAAGGTGCTACTCTGATTCTTTTTGCAGTGGTTTTTCTGGTGATAGTAAAAGATGCTTTCAATTGGGTGTATGGCGTAATCGGGATTTTTCTTTTTTCGGTTATACTGATGCTCGGCTATAAATTTTATAAGAAAGTGAGAGAAAAAAATCAGTCTTAG
- a CDS encoding ATP-binding protein has protein sequence MVLLTLIASVLIAAVSIYQFKKEARDYHQDRLERKEDAITEHINYILSTTTYPLTTENLSLIFKEKIYELANIHSLEINIYDLNGKLLISSKGAFSVDKVAKPIQPIVLKIMQSSTSKRFVDLQMINGQKYRSAYSYLKDTKFKPLGILNLPYVEETSFYQNELRNFLMRFGQVYLFMLLISFVIAYFLSSYITKSLQTISDKISETQLNKKNEKIQLLSTSHEIKSLVDAYNGMVDKLEESAVLLAQSEREEAWREMAKQVAHEIKNPLTPMRLTVQSFQRKFDPTDPNVRQKMDDYSKTLIQQIDTMSSVASAFSNFASLPAQQNETLNIVYVVQLALDIFNEHFIHFSAEEEEIITKVDRTQVIRIITNLVKNAIEAISEEETNPFVLVKVFRDNDTAKIVVKDNGKGISSENKNRIFEPKFTTKTSGMGLGLGIIKNIVESYHGTITLESELGIGTEFTVTLPIINT, from the coding sequence ATGGTATTGCTAACGTTGATTGCCTCGGTTTTGATTGCTGCGGTTTCAATTTATCAGTTTAAGAAAGAAGCCCGCGATTATCATCAAGATCGTTTGGAACGAAAGGAAGATGCGATTACCGAGCATATCAATTACATTCTCTCCACTACAACCTATCCGCTTACCACGGAAAATCTTTCACTAATTTTTAAGGAAAAAATCTATGAATTGGCAAACATTCATAGTCTTGAAATCAATATATACGATTTAAACGGAAAATTGCTTATTTCTTCCAAAGGGGCTTTTTCCGTCGATAAAGTAGCCAAACCTATTCAGCCCATTGTTCTTAAAATAATGCAATCGTCCACCAGCAAGCGCTTCGTGGATTTGCAGATGATCAACGGACAAAAATATCGTTCTGCTTATAGTTATTTAAAAGATACCAAATTCAAGCCTTTGGGAATTTTAAACCTTCCGTATGTGGAGGAAACCAGTTTTTATCAAAACGAACTCCGTAATTTCCTTATGCGCTTCGGACAAGTGTATTTGTTCATGTTGCTGATTTCTTTCGTAATTGCTTATTTTCTTTCGAGTTACATTACCAAATCTCTGCAAACCATAAGTGATAAAATCAGTGAAACACAGCTGAATAAGAAGAACGAGAAAATCCAGTTGCTGTCTACCAGTCATGAAATTAAATCATTGGTTGATGCCTATAACGGCATGGTGGATAAGCTGGAAGAAAGTGCGGTTTTATTGGCGCAAAGTGAAAGGGAAGAGGCCTGGCGCGAAATGGCAAAACAAGTGGCGCATGAGATTAAAAATCCGCTGACACCGATGCGTTTAACGGTGCAGAGTTTTCAGCGAAAATTCGATCCTACCGATCCGAATGTCCGGCAGAAAATGGACGATTATTCCAAGACGCTGATTCAGCAGATCGACACGATGAGTTCGGTGGCATCGGCATTTTCCAATTTTGCTTCGCTTCCGGCACAGCAGAATGAGACGCTGAATATTGTGTATGTTGTTCAGTTAGCATTGGATATTTTCAACGAACATTTTATCCATTTCTCGGCAGAGGAAGAGGAAATCATAACGAAAGTTGACCGTACGCAGGTAATCCGGATCATCACGAATCTGGTTAAAAACGCAATAGAGGCCATTTCGGAAGAAGAGACCAATCCGTTTGTTTTGGTTAAGGTCTTCCGTGATAATGATACAGCAAAAATTGTAGTAAAAGACAACGGGAAAGGTATCAGCAGTGAAAATAAAAATCGTATTTTCGAACCTAAATTCACAACCAAAACCAGCGGAATGGGATTGGGCTTAGGAATCATAAAAAATATCGTGGAGAGTTATCACGGAACTATAACATTAGAAAGCGAATTAGGCATTGGAACCGAATTTACGGTGACACTTCCCATTATAAATACTTAA
- a CDS encoding enoyl-CoA hydratase/isomerase family protein, with translation MNYENILIERENGIAVITINRPTKLNALNKATIEELHAAFKAENAEVSTKVIIVTGSGEKAFVAGADISEFASFSVEEGSQLAAKGQELLFDFVQNLSTPVIAAVNGFALGGGLELAMAAHFRVASDNAKMGLPEVTLGVIPGYGGTQRLPQLVGKGRAMEMIMTAGMIDADTALKYGLVNHVVTQAELLDFAKGIAAKIAKNSSVAIAKAIEVVNANYEDGVNGYQSEIRAFGECFGTEDFKEGTTAFLEKRKAEFPGK, from the coding sequence ATGAACTACGAAAACATTTTAATCGAGAGAGAAAACGGTATTGCGGTTATCACAATCAACCGACCGACAAAGTTAAATGCGTTAAATAAAGCGACTATCGAAGAATTGCATGCTGCCTTTAAAGCAGAAAATGCAGAGGTTTCAACCAAAGTAATTATCGTAACCGGAAGCGGGGAAAAAGCATTTGTAGCCGGAGCTGATATTTCTGAGTTTGCCAGTTTTTCGGTGGAGGAAGGTTCACAATTAGCAGCAAAAGGTCAGGAATTATTGTTTGATTTCGTTCAGAATTTATCAACACCAGTAATCGCAGCCGTAAACGGATTTGCTTTGGGAGGCGGATTGGAATTGGCAATGGCAGCACACTTCAGAGTAGCTTCGGATAATGCCAAAATGGGATTGCCGGAAGTGACTTTAGGAGTAATTCCGGGATACGGAGGCACACAGCGTTTACCACAATTGGTGGGTAAAGGCCGTGCTATGGAAATGATTATGACGGCAGGTATGATTGACGCTGATACTGCATTGAAGTACGGATTGGTAAACCATGTGGTTACGCAGGCCGAGTTGCTTGATTTTGCAAAAGGGATTGCTGCGAAAATTGCTAAAAATTCAAGTGTAGCGATTGCTAAAGCGATTGAAGTTGTAAATGCCAACTATGAAGACGGCGTAAACGGATATCAATCGGAAATCAGAGCTTTCGGTGAATGTTTCGGAACCGAAGATTTCAAGGAAGGGACAACAGCCTTTCTGGAAAAAAGAAAAGCAGAATTTCCTGGGAAATAA
- the gdhA gene encoding NADP-specific glutamate dehydrogenase, whose product MSQKVNDFLEVVAQRNPNEPEFLQAVREVAETVIPFIEENKKYQDKMLLERMVEPERVLMFRIAWIDDTGQIHVNKGYRIQMNSAIGPYKGGLRFHPSVNLSILKFLAFEQVFKNSLTTLPMGGGKGGSDFDPKGKSDIEIMRFCQAFMTELARHIGADTDVPAGDIGVGGREVGYMYGQYKKLRNEFTGVLTGKGITFGGSLIRPEATGYGDVYFAQSMLATRGESFAGKTVVVSGSGNVAQYAIEKATQLGGKVVTASDSSGYIYDADGIDAEKLAYIMEIKNERYGRINEYVVKYPSAKFVEGKRPWEVKCDIAMPCATQNELNGHEAKTLIANGCFCVAEGANMPCTPEAVSAFHNAKILFAPGKASNAGGVATSGLEMSQNSLRLTWTREEVDERLKAIMDDIHEACVLYGTNSDGYIDYVKGANIAGFVKVADAMLAQGVV is encoded by the coding sequence ATGTCACAGAAAGTAAATGATTTTCTTGAGGTAGTAGCCCAAAGAAACCCCAATGAGCCGGAGTTTTTGCAAGCAGTAAGGGAAGTAGCTGAAACGGTAATCCCGTTCATCGAAGAGAACAAGAAATACCAGGACAAGATGCTTTTGGAGCGCATGGTTGAACCGGAAAGGGTTTTAATGTTCCGAATCGCATGGATTGACGATACCGGACAAATTCACGTTAACAAAGGATACCGTATTCAGATGAACTCGGCTATCGGGCCTTATAAAGGAGGATTGCGTTTTCATCCTTCAGTGAATTTGAGTATTTTGAAATTCCTTGCATTCGAGCAGGTGTTCAAAAACAGTTTGACTACTTTGCCGATGGGTGGTGGAAAAGGAGGCTCTGATTTCGATCCGAAAGGAAAATCTGATATTGAAATCATGCGTTTTTGCCAAGCGTTTATGACTGAGTTAGCGCGTCATATAGGTGCGGATACGGATGTGCCAGCAGGAGATATTGGTGTTGGAGGGAGAGAAGTCGGTTACATGTATGGTCAGTACAAAAAACTACGCAACGAATTCACGGGAGTATTGACCGGTAAGGGAATAACTTTCGGAGGATCGTTAATCCGTCCCGAAGCAACTGGTTACGGTGATGTGTACTTCGCGCAAAGCATGCTGGCAACCCGAGGTGAAAGTTTCGCAGGGAAGACTGTTGTGGTTTCAGGTTCCGGAAACGTGGCACAGTACGCTATTGAGAAAGCAACACAATTAGGAGGAAAAGTAGTTACAGCTTCGGATTCTTCTGGATATATCTATGATGCGGATGGTATCGATGCTGAGAAATTAGCATACATCATGGAGATCAAAAACGAGCGTTACGGACGCATCAATGAGTATGTCGTTAAATATCCGAGCGCGAAATTCGTGGAAGGAAAACGTCCTTGGGAAGTGAAATGTGATATTGCCATGCCGTGTGCTACGCAAAACGAACTTAATGGGCATGAAGCAAAAACATTAATTGCAAACGGATGTTTCTGTGTGGCGGAAGGTGCAAACATGCCGTGTACACCGGAAGCGGTTTCTGCGTTCCACAATGCAAAAATATTGTTTGCCCCGGGAAAAGCTTCTAATGCAGGAGGTGTGGCAACATCCGGATTGGAAATGTCGCAAAATTCGTTGCGTTTGACTTGGACAAGGGAAGAAGTAGACGAAAGATTGAAAGCGATTATGGACGACATTCATGAGGCTTGTGTACTGTACGGAACCAATTCAGATGGTTACATTGACTACGTGAAAGGTGCCAATATTGCCGGCTTCGTAAAAGTGGCTGATGCAATGTTAGCGCAGGGAGTGGTGTAG
- a CDS encoding HD domain-containing protein produces MTLIDTTIQFAKQQLENTEGGHDWFHTQRVYKNALLIAQEEDCDLTVVKLGALLHDIADSKFHGGDESVGPKTARAFLESQNAEEAVIQHVIHIIENISFKGGNFEKEFHSKELDIVQDADRLDALGAIGIARTFNYGGFKNRPLYNPNIQPKLGMSKEEYKNSEAPTLNHFYEKLLLLKDKMNTETGKKLAEKRHAYMVGFLAEFYAEWEGER; encoded by the coding sequence ATGACACTGATAGACACTACCATCCAATTCGCAAAACAGCAACTCGAAAATACCGAAGGAGGCCACGACTGGTTTCACACCCAACGTGTTTACAAAAATGCGCTTCTGATAGCCCAAGAGGAAGATTGTGATTTGACCGTTGTAAAATTAGGAGCCTTGCTTCATGACATTGCCGACAGTAAATTTCACGGCGGTGATGAAAGTGTCGGACCCAAAACTGCCCGCGCATTTTTGGAAAGTCAAAATGCGGAAGAAGCCGTTATCCAGCACGTGATTCACATTATTGAGAACATTTCGTTTAAAGGAGGCAATTTTGAAAAGGAGTTCCATTCCAAAGAATTGGATATCGTTCAGGATGCCGACCGATTAGATGCTTTGGGCGCGATTGGCATTGCACGTACTTTTAACTATGGCGGATTCAAGAACCGACCTCTATACAACCCAAACATCCAGCCTAAACTTGGAATGAGTAAGGAGGAATACAAGAACAGCGAAGCGCCAACACTTAACCATTTTTACGAAAAACTGCTGTTGTTAAAAGACAAAATGAACACTGAAACCGGAAAGAAACTCGCGGAGAAGCGCCATGCGTATATGGTAGGTTTTCTGGCTGAGTTTTATGCGGAGTGGGAAGGGGAAAGATAG
- a CDS encoding acyl-ACP desaturase, with translation MSVQNVRLEVMQFLEKDIDTFVENYLIPVEQIWQPTDLLPNSEKDTFLDEVTELRELAKDLPYDFWVVLVGDTITEEALPTYESWLMDVEGVNQKTPHGDNGWAKWLRHWTGEENRHGDLLNKYLYLSGRVNMREVEMTTQHLINDGFDPGTDRDPYKNFVFTSFQELATYISHNRVAQLAKKYGDKKLSKICKIIAGDEMRHHLAYSEFVDRIFKVDPSQMMLSFEYMMRQKITMPANLIRESGESIGTAFEKFSESAQRIGVYTAMDYIEILEKLNEKWQIDKITNLTDEAEKARDYLLKLPARMTRIAERMVVPTEEKIFKWVQPALVK, from the coding sequence ATGTCAGTACAAAATGTGCGTCTGGAAGTGATGCAATTTCTGGAAAAGGATATAGACACTTTCGTAGAAAACTATCTTATCCCGGTTGAACAAATTTGGCAGCCGACCGATTTATTGCCGAATTCAGAAAAAGATACCTTCCTAGACGAAGTTACCGAATTACGTGAGTTAGCCAAAGATTTACCCTATGATTTCTGGGTGGTTCTTGTAGGCGACACCATCACGGAAGAAGCCCTGCCTACCTATGAATCCTGGTTAATGGATGTTGAAGGTGTAAATCAGAAAACGCCACACGGAGATAACGGCTGGGCAAAATGGTTACGTCACTGGACCGGTGAAGAAAACCGCCATGGTGACTTACTGAACAAATACCTGTATTTATCAGGCCGTGTAAATATGCGTGAAGTGGAAATGACCACGCAGCATTTGATTAATGACGGTTTCGATCCGGGAACCGACCGTGATCCATATAAAAACTTTGTGTTTACCAGTTTTCAGGAATTGGCAACCTACATTTCCCACAACCGTGTAGCACAATTGGCTAAAAAATACGGTGATAAAAAACTGTCTAAAATCTGTAAGATTATTGCCGGAGACGAAATGCGCCACCATTTAGCATACAGCGAGTTCGTGGACCGTATCTTCAAAGTTGATCCGAGTCAGATGATGCTGTCCTTCGAATACATGATGAGACAAAAAATCACTATGCCGGCCAACTTGATCCGCGAATCAGGGGAAAGCATCGGAACGGCGTTTGAGAAATTCTCAGAATCCGCACAACGTATCGGGGTTTATACTGCAATGGATTATATTGAAATTCTTGAAAAATTAAACGAAAAATGGCAAATCGACAAAATCACAAACCTAACGGATGAAGCCGAAAAAGCACGTGATTACCTGTTGAAATTACCAGCAAGAATGACCCGAATTGCAGAACGTATGGTAGTTCCTACCGAAGAGAAAATCTTCAAATGGGTACAACCGGCTTTGGTTAAATAA
- a CDS encoding lysophospholipid acyltransferase family protein: MQKLISYPISVVFYLAFALCLVIFHPIQWICLNLFGYQAHKKSVDYLNFLLVKCTNILGTTYHVENRDLIPKDAPVIFVANHQSLYDIIGMIWYLRRSHPKFVSKKELGKGIPSVSYNLRHGGSVLIDRKDAKQALPVIKGLGEYIEKHNRSAVIFPEGTRSRNGVPKRFSENGVKILSRYAPSAYIVPISINNSWKMVRYGQFPMGLGNRLQFTIHEPMAVKDYPFAELMEKTENAVVQGIKN; the protein is encoded by the coding sequence ATGCAAAAATTGATTTCGTATCCAATATCTGTTGTTTTCTATTTGGCTTTTGCGTTATGCCTAGTGATATTTCATCCGATACAATGGATATGTTTAAATTTATTTGGTTATCAGGCACACAAGAAAAGTGTCGATTATCTGAACTTTTTACTTGTAAAGTGTACCAATATTTTGGGAACCACTTATCATGTTGAAAATAGGGATCTGATCCCGAAAGACGCTCCGGTTATCTTTGTAGCCAACCATCAGAGTTTGTATGATATTATCGGGATGATCTGGTATTTACGCCGTTCGCATCCGAAATTTGTCAGCAAAAAAGAACTGGGCAAAGGAATACCGAGCGTATCGTACAACCTGCGTCACGGAGGTTCTGTTTTAATCGACAGAAAGGACGCAAAACAAGCCTTACCTGTAATTAAAGGTTTGGGCGAATATATTGAAAAACACAACCGTTCTGCCGTGATTTTTCCGGAAGGAACACGAAGCAGAAATGGGGTTCCGAAACGTTTTTCGGAAAATGGAGTAAAAATTTTGAGTCGCTATGCGCCATCAGCGTATATCGTACCTATATCAATAAACAATTCCTGGAAAATGGTTCGTTACGGACAATTTCCGATGGGATTGGGCAACCGATTACAATTCACCATTCATGAACCTATGGCTGTTAAAGACTATCCTTTTGCAGAACTAATGGAGAAAACAGAAAATGCAGTGGTTCAAGGAATAAAAAATTAA
- a CDS encoding BrxA/BrxB family bacilliredoxin, with protein MYPEEMVRPMRAELTEAGFQDLYTAEEVENALAKEGTTLVVVNSVCGCAARNARPGAKMSLENSKKPDNLITVFAGVDKDAVDAARQHMFPFPPSSPSMALFKNGELVHMLERHHIEGRPAELIAENLKDAFNEYC; from the coding sequence ATGTATCCAGAAGAAATGGTAAGACCGATGCGTGCTGAATTGACAGAAGCCGGTTTTCAGGATTTATATACCGCTGAAGAAGTAGAAAACGCTTTAGCAAAAGAAGGAACCACATTGGTAGTAGTAAACTCGGTTTGCGGTTGTGCGGCAAGAAATGCGCGTCCGGGAGCAAAAATGAGTTTGGAGAACAGTAAAAAACCGGACAACTTGATTACGGTTTTTGCAGGTGTAGACAAAGATGCGGTTGATGCAGCCCGTCAGCACATGTTCCCGTTCCCTCCTTCATCACCAAGCATGGCTTTATTCAAAAACGGAGAGTTAGTTCACATGTTGGAACGCCACCATATTGAAGGCCGTCCTGCGGAATTAATCGCGGAAAACCTTAAAGACGCATTCAACGAGTACTGTTAA
- a CDS encoding thioredoxin family protein, whose amino-acid sequence MKQLNLVLFFFFWATLNSFAQLKTHSFEEAEKLEQQQPKPIFVFVHTSWCKYCKMMENSTFKNPEVVQLLNDNFYFVSLDAESKEPIIIKNRTFTYKPKGKNTGIHELAEELATVDGNISYPTFSILDKNNAILLQISEFTDAKTMIVLLKEAADFH is encoded by the coding sequence ATGAAACAACTCAATCTCGTACTTTTCTTTTTCTTTTGGGCAACGCTGAACAGTTTTGCCCAATTGAAAACCCATTCATTTGAAGAAGCGGAAAAATTAGAACAGCAGCAACCCAAACCTATTTTCGTGTTTGTTCACACCTCGTGGTGCAAGTACTGCAAGATGATGGAAAACTCCACATTTAAAAACCCGGAGGTCGTTCAGTTGCTCAATGATAATTTCTATTTTGTTTCCCTGGACGCTGAAAGCAAGGAACCCATTATAATCAAAAACCGGACATTCACCTATAAACCGAAAGGCAAAAACACAGGCATACACGAATTGGCCGAAGAACTAGCCACAGTTGATGGCAATATAAGTTACCCTACGTTTTCAATCCTGGACAAAAACAACGCGATTCTGTTACAGATCAGCGAATTTACCGATGCCAAAACCATGATTGTTTTACTGAAAGAAGCTGCTGATTTTCATTAA
- a CDS encoding TonB-dependent receptor, which produces MKKLIYLSFLLLTIVTFGQTTLKGKVMSLGLPIELANVSLNKTNMRATTDSLGNYYINKIPKGNYEIVVSHSGFRSVRKKVTLSDTTEIIMDFDLKETNSLDEVVVTGTLKAVNRLESPVPVEVYKPTFFKKNPTASIFEALQNVNGVRPQLNCNVCNTGDIHINGLEGPYTLVLIDGMPIVSGLSTVYGLSGIPNSLLERVEIVKGPASSLYGSEAVGGLINIITKNPKNAPLVFADAFATKWGEVNADVGFKANIKNNASILTGINYFNYSNPIDNNHDNFTDVTLQDRISVFQKWNFKRNNNKLFSMAGRYFYEDRWGGEMQWEKKYRGGNEVYGESIYTKRWELLGAYELPVSEKMLFTYSYTDHDQNSVYGNVPFLAQQKIGFGQLTWDKKINRHDLLFGTAIRYQFYNDNTPATAAADKNWIPSLFVQDEIRLAAKHTAMLGIRYDYNDNHGNIFTPRLAYKWAPDDSSILRFNAGTGFRIVNLFTEEHAALTGDREVIVEEELKPEQSYNMNINYLKKFYSKDGDYIALETSAWYTHFTNSIKPDYDTNPNQIIYKNLDGYAVTKGISLNADAVFQNGLKIILGATFMDVTKTEHGVTTDQILTEKFSGTWAVSYRLRKLYLDVDYTGNLYGPMRLPLAGHLDPRQEYSPTWSIQNIQFTFNKLKNFELYGGIKNLLNWTPNKGNPFIIARANDPFDQNVEISDGTAVGLDGQTVPKGQVVSTADNPYALTFDTGYVYGPNQGIRGFFGLRYTLK; this is translated from the coding sequence GTGAAAAAACTAATTTACCTAAGCTTCCTTTTACTCACTATCGTAACCTTCGGACAAACAACTCTTAAAGGAAAAGTTATGTCCTTAGGACTTCCGATTGAACTGGCCAACGTCTCATTAAACAAAACCAATATGAGAGCAACCACCGACAGCTTAGGAAACTACTACATAAACAAAATACCGAAAGGCAACTATGAAATCGTGGTATCGCATTCAGGATTCCGATCGGTTAGAAAAAAAGTAACGCTCTCAGATACGACAGAAATCATCATGGATTTTGACCTGAAAGAAACTAATTCGCTTGACGAAGTCGTGGTAACCGGGACCCTAAAAGCCGTTAATCGCTTGGAAAGTCCGGTGCCGGTAGAAGTTTACAAGCCCACTTTCTTCAAAAAAAATCCAACAGCTTCCATTTTTGAAGCCCTGCAAAATGTAAACGGCGTACGACCGCAATTGAATTGTAACGTTTGTAACACCGGAGATATTCACATCAACGGATTGGAAGGACCTTATACTTTAGTACTTATCGACGGAATGCCTATCGTAAGCGGATTATCAACGGTATATGGACTTTCAGGAATTCCGAATTCGCTTTTGGAGCGTGTTGAAATTGTAAAAGGGCCTGCCTCATCGCTCTACGGAAGTGAAGCAGTGGGCGGACTGATCAATATCATCACAAAAAATCCAAAAAATGCACCGCTTGTTTTTGCCGATGCTTTTGCGACAAAATGGGGAGAAGTCAATGCCGATGTAGGATTCAAAGCGAATATCAAGAACAATGCTTCGATTTTAACCGGGATAAATTACTTCAACTACAGTAATCCCATTGACAATAATCACGATAATTTTACCGATGTTACCTTGCAGGATCGCATTTCTGTTTTTCAAAAATGGAATTTCAAACGCAACAACAACAAACTCTTCTCGATGGCGGGACGTTACTTCTATGAAGATCGTTGGGGCGGTGAAATGCAGTGGGAAAAGAAATATCGCGGCGGGAACGAAGTTTATGGCGAAAGCATATACACCAAACGATGGGAGTTATTAGGTGCTTACGAACTTCCGGTTTCCGAAAAAATGCTGTTCACCTATTCATACACGGACCACGATCAGAATTCAGTCTATGGTAATGTTCCTTTCTTGGCGCAACAGAAAATCGGATTCGGTCAGCTTACCTGGGACAAAAAAATCAACCGTCATGATTTACTTTTCGGAACGGCAATCCGTTATCAGTTCTATAACGACAATACCCCGGCGACTGCTGCTGCAGATAAAAACTGGATTCCCAGTCTTTTTGTTCAGGACGAAATCCGTTTGGCAGCAAAACACACTGCGATGCTAGGTATTCGTTACGATTACAACGACAATCACGGAAACATTTTCACACCCCGTCTGGCCTACAAATGGGCTCCTGATGACAGTTCCATCCTGCGATTTAATGCCGGTACCGGATTCCGAATCGTAAACCTGTTTACCGAAGAACACGCCGCACTAACAGGAGACCGTGAAGTTATCGTCGAGGAAGAATTAAAACCAGAGCAATCGTACAACATGAATATTAACTATTTAAAGAAGTTTTATTCCAAAGACGGAGATTATATCGCCTTAGAAACTTCTGCCTGGTACACGCATTTCACTAATTCTATCAAACCTGATTACGATACGAATCCGAACCAGATCATTTATAAAAACCTTGACGGCTATGCCGTTACCAAAGGAATCAGTTTAAATGCCGATGCCGTTTTCCAAAACGGACTCAAAATCATTTTAGGCGCCACTTTCATGGATGTAACCAAAACAGAACACGGGGTAACAACCGATCAGATACTCACGGAGAAATTCTCAGGAACATGGGCTGTTTCCTATCGTTTGAGAAAATTATACCTCGACGTTGATTACACCGGTAACCTTTACGGACCGATGCGCTTGCCTTTGGCTGGCCATTTGGATCCGAGACAAGAATACTCGCCAACATGGAGCATCCAAAATATCCAGTTCACTTTCAATAAGTTAAAAAACTTTGAATTGTACGGCGGAATCAAAAATTTACTAAATTGGACCCCGAACAAAGGCAATCCGTTTATCATTGCAAGGGCTAATGATCCTTTTGATCAGAATGTAGAAATTTCCGATGGAACGGCTGTTGGTTTAGACGGACAAACTGTTCCCAAAGGCCAAGTCGTTTCTACAGCAGACAACCCATATGCATTAACCTTTGATACCGGTTATGTGTACGGACCAAATCAGGGAATCAGAGGGTTTTTCGGATTGCGCTATACGTTAAAATAA